A DNA window from Thermodesulfobacteriota bacterium contains the following coding sequences:
- the thrC gene encoding threonine synthase, with product MGGIIKNYREFLPISDDSKIVTLNEGNTPLIRADRLRGYINKEVDLYLKYEGLNPSGSFKDRGMTVAISRALEEGSKAVICASTGNTSASAAAYAAKGDLKAYVLIPKGKIALGKLSQAMMHGAVVIQLEGNFDEALKIVKDISEKYPITMVNSLNPYRIEGQKTAAFEICDQLGFVPTFHALPVGNAGNITAYWKGFKEYKSSGKVNSLPKMIGFQAEGAAPIVRGKVVKDPETVATAIRIGNPASWRQAEAARDESGGTIDMVSDEEIINAYQLIARYEGIFCEPASAASVAGVIKLNKEGYFKKGNSIVCTLTGHGLKDPESAIKISNKPLTLPPKLDKILEFLDL from the coding sequence ATGGGAGGAATAATCAAAAATTACAGAGAGTTTTTACCTATAAGTGACGATTCCAAGATTGTCACTTTAAATGAGGGTAATACTCCTCTTATAAGGGCTGATAGACTAAGGGGCTATATAAACAAAGAAGTCGACCTTTATTTAAAATATGAAGGACTCAATCCATCAGGCTCTTTCAAAGACAGGGGAATGACTGTTGCTATATCCAGGGCACTAGAAGAAGGGAGCAAGGCTGTCATCTGTGCTTCAACGGGGAACACCTCTGCCTCTGCAGCCGCCTATGCAGCAAAAGGGGATTTGAAGGCTTACGTGCTTATCCCAAAGGGGAAGATTGCCTTGGGGAAACTCTCTCAGGCTATGATGCACGGTGCTGTTGTAATTCAGTTAGAGGGAAATTTCGATGAGGCACTAAAAATTGTAAAAGATATATCTGAGAAATACCCCATAACGATGGTAAATTCTTTGAATCCATATAGGATAGAAGGGCAAAAGACAGCAGCCTTTGAAATCTGTGACCAGTTGGGTTTTGTTCCTACATTCCATGCGTTGCCCGTGGGTAATGCAGGCAATATAACTGCTTACTGGAAGGGTTTTAAGGAGTATAAGTCCTCTGGAAAGGTTAACTCTCTGCCTAAGATGATAGGTTTTCAGGCAGAGGGGGCAGCGCCTATTGTCAGAGGGAAAGTCGTTAAAGACCCCGAGACTGTGGCAACAGCCATCAGAATAGGCAACCCTGCAAGCTGGAGACAGGCAGAGGCAGCCAGGGATGAGTCAGGAGGAACCATTGATATGGTGTCAGATGAAGAAATCATCAACGCGTATCAGTTAATAGCCAGATACGAGGGGATATTCTGTGAACCCGCATCGGCAGCCTCGGTAGCAGGGGTGATTAAATTGAACAAAGAAGGCTACTTCAAAAAGGGGAACAGTATTGTCTGTACATTAACGGGGCATGGACTGAAAGACCCGGAAAGTGCTATAAAGATATCGAACAAACCTTTAACACTCCCGCCAAAGCTGGATAAAATACTGGAATTTTTAGATCTGTAA
- a CDS encoding homoserine dehydrogenase, with product MKTIVIGLVGFGTVGMGVVKILQENKGIIEDRLGASIHLKKIADMDITTDRGIKVDRELLTTDVQELIDDPEISILIELIGGYDAAREISLNAIRKKKHIVTANKALLAVHGTEIFKAAYREKVDIGFEASVGGGIPIIRSIKEGLAANNIRVIFGILNGTSNYILSEMTSRGKEFADVLKSAQKEGYAESDPTLDIEGIDTAHKLAILLSLAYGIKVKLSDIYVEGISRITPLDIEFARELGYTIKLLAIAKEENKLIQARVHPTLLPNNHLLSMVKGVYNAVFIDGDAVGKTMFYGKGAGMMPTGSAVISDVLEICRNIIKGSSQRVPSLSFQYKNIKEQKIKKMNDVISRYYLRFYAKDRPGVLSKISGILGNLDISISSVIQKGRDIDGAVPIFMLTHEAREANVQKALKKIDNLSVTLDNTVLIRIEDGKSTLEGDTLWEE from the coding sequence GTGAAAACAATAGTAATTGGATTGGTAGGTTTTGGAACTGTAGGGATGGGGGTAGTAAAAATCCTTCAGGAAAATAAGGGGATTATTGAGGATCGTCTGGGGGCATCAATTCATTTGAAGAAGATCGCAGACATGGATATCACAACGGATCGGGGGATAAAGGTAGACAGGGAACTATTAACCACGGATGTCCAGGAATTGATCGATGACCCGGAGATATCGATCCTAATTGAGCTTATTGGCGGATATGATGCGGCCAGAGAAATCTCCTTAAATGCCATCAGGAAGAAAAAGCACATAGTTACTGCAAACAAGGCTCTGCTGGCAGTTCACGGTACAGAGATATTTAAGGCAGCTTACAGAGAAAAGGTAGATATCGGCTTTGAAGCAAGTGTTGGTGGCGGCATCCCCATCATACGATCTATCAAAGAGGGATTGGCTGCCAATAATATTAGAGTCATATTTGGGATTTTGAACGGTACATCTAACTATATCCTTTCAGAGATGACCAGCAGAGGCAAAGAATTTGCAGATGTATTGAAGAGTGCACAAAAAGAGGGTTATGCTGAATCGGATCCCACCCTAGATATTGAAGGTATAGATACTGCCCATAAATTAGCGATACTTTTATCCCTGGCTTATGGAATTAAAGTGAAGCTAAGCGACATCTATGTTGAAGGGATTTCCAGGATTACCCCTCTTGACATAGAATTCGCAAGAGAACTGGGCTATACCATAAAACTGCTGGCTATAGCCAAAGAAGAAAACAAACTGATTCAGGCCAGGGTCCATCCTACCCTCCTGCCTAATAATCACCTTCTTTCTATGGTCAAAGGGGTGTACAATGCTGTATTTATCGATGGAGATGCAGTAGGCAAGACCATGTTTTATGGAAAAGGGGCGGGGATGATGCCCACAGGAAGTGCAGTAATAAGTGATGTTCTGGAAATCTGTCGTAATATTATAAAGGGTAGCAGTCAGAGGGTTCCTTCTCTTTCCTTCCAATATAAAAATATAAAAGAGCAGAAAATCAAGAAGATGAACGATGTTATAAGCAGGTATTACCTGAGATTCTATGCCAAAGACAGACCGGGAGTACTATCAAAGATATCAGGGATTCTGGGCAACCTGGATATCAGCATTTCATCGGTTATCCAGAAGGGACGGGATATTGACGGAGCTGTACCGATCTTTATGCTAACCCATGAAGCCAGAGAGGCCAATGTTCAGAAGGCGTTAAAAAAGATAGATAATCTGTCAGTGACTCTTGACAATACGGTACTGATCAGAATAGAAGACGGGAAATCAACTTTAGAGGGTGATACATTATGGGAGGAATAA
- a CDS encoding glycerol-3-phosphate dehydrogenase/oxidase → MNREEMLGRIANSTQEWDFVVIGGGATGLGIAVEAASRGFRVVLLEQNDFAAGTSSRSTKLIHGGVRYLQQGNISLVLESLKERGILKRNAPHLVHDLPFIVPTYDWWEGPFYGVGLKLYDILAGKEGFGSSKILSQEETVKRIPTIETEGLRGGVIYYDGQFDDSRLAINLAQTASEQGGTIINYMKVTNLLKQNDLICGVVAHDLENNQEYELKSRSVINATGVFTDFIRKLDEPMAPPIIQPSQGTHIVLDKSFLPGETAIMVPHTDDGRVLFAIPWHNRVIVGTTDTPVLNPLLEPLPMEQEIEFLLKHAAQYLTNDPNPNDVLSVFAGLRPLVSSVKNLETAAISREHVISISRTGLVTIAGGKWTTYRKMAEETIDQAIVVAQLEYQPSVSKTLQIHGYHNHADRFGKLEDYGSDAIEIQNLVKKEPHLGEPLHNDSILRAEVVWAANNEMARTVEDFLARRRRILFLDARASIEIAPDVAKLMATELKKGIKWQKSQIELFKKTANNYLVH, encoded by the coding sequence ATGAACAGAGAAGAAATGCTCGGAAGAATTGCCAATTCTACTCAAGAGTGGGATTTTGTTGTGATTGGGGGAGGTGCTACAGGTTTAGGAATTGCCGTAGAAGCCGCATCCCGTGGTTTCAGGGTCGTACTCCTTGAACAAAACGATTTTGCTGCCGGGACTTCTAGCCGAAGCACCAAGCTTATACATGGCGGGGTTCGCTATTTGCAACAGGGTAACATTTCTCTCGTGTTGGAGTCTTTAAAGGAACGCGGAATACTGAAACGAAATGCACCGCATCTCGTTCACGATCTTCCGTTCATCGTTCCCACATATGATTGGTGGGAAGGGCCATTTTATGGTGTTGGTTTAAAACTATACGATATCCTCGCTGGAAAAGAGGGATTTGGCTCTTCGAAAATCCTTTCACAGGAAGAAACCGTAAAACGGATACCAACAATCGAAACTGAAGGATTGCGGGGTGGAGTTATATATTATGACGGACAATTCGATGATTCCCGCCTTGCAATCAATTTAGCTCAAACAGCTTCCGAGCAAGGTGGTACGATTATTAACTATATGAAAGTAACAAATTTGCTTAAACAAAATGATCTTATATGCGGCGTCGTAGCCCATGATTTAGAGAACAACCAGGAATATGAATTGAAATCCCGCTCGGTAATTAATGCAACAGGAGTTTTTACTGATTTTATCCGTAAACTAGATGAACCCATGGCACCGCCTATCATACAACCCAGTCAGGGCACTCATATTGTACTGGATAAGTCTTTTCTGCCTGGTGAAACGGCGATTATGGTGCCACACACGGATGATGGCAGAGTTCTCTTTGCTATCCCGTGGCATAACCGCGTAATCGTTGGAACTACCGACACACCAGTGCTAAACCCACTTCTAGAACCCTTACCTATGGAACAGGAAATTGAATTCCTATTAAAACATGCCGCTCAATATCTCACCAATGACCCTAATCCGAATGATGTTCTCAGTGTTTTTGCAGGATTGCGTCCATTGGTGAGTAGCGTTAAAAACCTTGAAACTGCGGCCATTTCGCGGGAGCATGTCATATCGATTTCGCGAACAGGATTGGTAACAATTGCCGGCGGAAAATGGACTACTTACCGCAAAATGGCGGAAGAAACCATCGATCAGGCAATTGTTGTTGCTCAACTGGAATATCAACCCTCTGTTAGTAAAACTTTACAAATACACGGCTATCATAACCATGCAGACAGATTCGGAAAGCTAGAAGACTATGGCTCGGATGCAATCGAGATTCAGAATTTGGTAAAAAAGGAACCCCATTTAGGTGAACCGTTACACAACGATTCTATACTCCGTGCAGAAGTGGTATGGGCGGCAAACAATGAGATGGCTCGAACTGTTGAAGATTTTTTAGCACGCCGCCGCCGTATTCTATTTTTAGATGCACGTGCCAGCATTGAGATTGCCCCTGATGTGGCAAAATTAATGGCTACAGAACTGAAAAAGGGAATAAAGTGGCAAAAATCACAAATCGAATTATTTAAAAAAACAGCAAATAACTATTTAGTTCATTAA
- a CDS encoding cofactor-independent phosphoglycerate mutase — protein MKYIILIGDGMADYPVEELGGKTPLEVANIPNMDLIAQKGKLGMVRTVPQGFSPGSDIANLSILGYDPKRYYTGRAPLEAASMGLKLEPEDVAFRCNLVTLLVRNGKTYMDDYSAGHITTEEAREIIHEINQRLGTDEIEFYPGVSYRHLMIWKNGQKELSTTPPHDISGKTIESYLPKGKGQTQILKLMNDSQTILENSHINKIRIKNSKKPANSVWLWGQGKKPDIPTLLERYRITGSVISAVDLIKGIGIYAGLEVIDVPGATGYLDTNYVGKANYALRALEKTDFVYLHVEAPDEASHSGDLKNKLKAIERFDKKVVGTVLGKIDKFQSYRIMVLPDHSTPLSVMSHTPDPVPFAILSSDDKEANPSKDMGFNEKSARTTNLFIEDGHKLLTFFLRKN, from the coding sequence ATGAAGTACATTATACTAATCGGCGATGGAATGGCCGACTACCCTGTTGAGGAACTTGGAGGTAAAACACCTCTTGAGGTAGCCAACATACCAAACATGGATCTGATAGCTCAAAAGGGGAAACTGGGGATGGTAAGGACTGTACCTCAGGGGTTCTCTCCAGGCAGTGATATTGCAAATCTGTCAATACTGGGCTATGACCCTAAAAGGTATTACACCGGCAGGGCGCCTTTAGAAGCTGCCAGCATGGGTTTGAAACTTGAGCCGGAAGACGTTGCATTCAGGTGTAATCTCGTAACACTCTTGGTTAGAAATGGCAAGACATATATGGATGATTACAGCGCAGGTCACATAACTACAGAAGAAGCGAGAGAAATCATCCATGAGATCAATCAAAGACTGGGAACAGATGAAATCGAGTTTTACCCTGGTGTCAGCTACCGTCACCTTATGATTTGGAAGAATGGACAAAAAGAACTTAGCACAACCCCTCCCCATGATATTTCTGGGAAAACCATAGAGTCATATCTGCCAAAGGGCAAAGGGCAAACACAGATTCTTAAATTGATGAATGATTCTCAAACGATCCTTGAAAACAGCCACATCAATAAGATACGGATTAAAAACTCTAAGAAACCGGCAAACTCCGTATGGCTATGGGGACAGGGTAAAAAACCAGATATACCAACTTTGTTAGAAAGATACCGTATTACAGGTTCGGTGATCTCTGCCGTCGATCTGATAAAAGGAATTGGCATTTATGCAGGGTTAGAAGTTATTGATGTCCCGGGTGCTACCGGATACCTTGACACCAACTACGTTGGAAAGGCAAATTACGCTCTTAGAGCCTTAGAGAAAACGGATTTTGTGTACCTTCATGTAGAAGCGCCTGATGAAGCCTCTCACAGCGGTGATCTTAAAAACAAGTTAAAGGCTATCGAACGTTTCGATAAAAAGGTTGTTGGAACTGTTTTAGGTAAGATAGATAAATTTCAAAGCTACAGGATAATGGTTTTGCCGGACCACTCTACCCCCTTATCGGTAATGAGCCATACCCCTGACCCTGTCCCATTTGCCATTCTCTCATCCGACGATAAAGAAGCTAACCCCTCAAAGGATATGGGTTTTAATGAAAAATCAGCCAGGACAACTAATCTGTTTATTGAGGATGGACATAAACTGTTAACCTTTTTCTTACGAAAAAACTAA